A segment of the Sulfitobacter sp. D7 genome:
CCCTATGGTCGCTGGTGTTTTTCATCATCGTCTTGACGGTACAGCGGCGTCTGCGGGCGGTATTCGACGCGATGGCGGGGCCGCGGGCCTTTGGTCTGCTCGCCTTCGCGGCGCTGGTGATCGCGACGAACTGGTATCTTTTCATCTCAGCGGTGCAGAGCGGGCAGGCGACCGAGGCCGCTTTGGGCTACTACATCTTCCCGCTGGTCTCCGTCCTGCTGGGGCGGCTGGTCTTTGGCGAGCGGCTGAGCCCTGTGCAGCTCTTCTCGGTCGGTTTGGTCACCGTGGCCGTCTCATTTCTCACCTATGGGCTGGGCACCGCGCCCTGGCTCGCCCTGGCGCTGGCGGCCTCCTTCGGGCTTTATGGGTTGGCGAAAAAGCGGTTGGCGGTGGGGCCGGTGGTCTCCGTCACGGCGGAGGTGCTGCTTTTGTCGCCCCTCGCGGTGCTCGTGCTGTGGCAAACGGGTGACAATGGGGCCGGGGCTTTTGGTGGCTCAGTCCGCGATACGGCGCTCTTGATGCTTGCCGGTCCGATCACGGCGACACCGCTGATCCTGTTCAGCTACGCCGCGCGGCGGCTGTCGATGGCGACGGCCGGATTGCTAAGCTATATCAACCCGACCTTGCAGTTTTTCTGCGCCGTGGTCCTGTTCCAAGAGCCGTTCACCGGCTGGCATGTCCAAGCCTTCGTGCTGATTTGGTGCGCCTTGGCGCTCTACTCGGTCAGCACGTTCCGTCAGGACAAAGCGCGGCGCAAGGCGGTGAGGGCAGCATCGGCATCGGTGACGACGGTAACGTAATCCAACAGGGTCGCATCGGCAAAACCATGGGTCACGACATGGTTCATAAGTGACATGAAGGGATCCCAGTATCCATTTGTGTTCACAAGGAAAATCGGTTTTTCATGTAGGCCCAACTGGCGCCATGTCAGCACCTCGAAAAGCTCATCCAGCGATCCCGCGCCACCGGGCAAAACGGCTACGGCATCACAGTTCATGAACATCACTTTTTTGCGCTCATGCATCGTCTCGGTTACGATGTAGCGG
Coding sequences within it:
- the rarD gene encoding EamA family transporter RarD: MTDTTKGFAAMIAACCIWGLSSIFYKLLSHVPAAEVLAHRTLWSLVFFIIVLTVQRRLRAVFDAMAGPRAFGLLAFAALVIATNWYLFISAVQSGQATEAALGYYIFPLVSVLLGRLVFGERLSPVQLFSVGLVTVAVSFLTYGLGTAPWLALALAASFGLYGLAKKRLAVGPVVSVTAEVLLLSPLAVLVLWQTGDNGAGAFGGSVRDTALLMLAGPITATPLILFSYAARRLSMATAGLLSYINPTLQFFCAVVLFQEPFTGWHVQAFVLIWCALALYSVSTFRQDKARRKAVRAASASVTTVT
- a CDS encoding TIGR00730 family Rossman fold protein; translated protein: MQHSVCVYCGSRPGDDDAFTQDAETLGRGLAEAGLRLVYGAGDVGLMGSVARAAQAAGGDTFGVIPAHLVAWEVGKTDLTRYIVTETMHERKKVMFMNCDAVAVLPGGAGSLDELFEVLTWRQLGLHEKPIFLVNTNGYWDPFMSLMNHVVTHGFADATLLDYVTVVTDADAALTALRRALS